From one Chlamydiifrater phoenicopteri genomic stretch:
- a CDS encoding macro domain-containing protein, translating into MSSNIQPGAGLAHTGSGLPIGDNTAEDFLSQSGVSPSSSKSRLSSLYKSIKKDISGPKDIRLQARIALLVVSIIAMLTFIAGFASCVIFGLPVLAVIPLVAGAVFVSSILLHRDLCSHRRTIPPVRSPAPITKKPSVPPPSSTPPKSTPPRVIPEKPSVKKTVEPARPSTPEIEKPLSPKTKTSSSWSSINLPANCVAKEAFCWVHKEIPNLKLISAKHSIDTLAIEKNFFTEPSIIINSANPTMYSGGAGTNKAISLKVTPRSWQSSVESSVLLASPPQSSLRVGEFRAGFWEPKVFNDTKLLTTPTLLGQLLGPQASDPLIKGDETVAFSSVEEAYANCVRACLQKGCHIIQFPLISSGIYSAGARDALAWQKMLRAAMLSGVTRAVKTHGTQKEVLIIVVDIGSSPLKPN; encoded by the coding sequence ATGAGCAGCAATATACAGCCCGGAGCAGGGCTCGCCCATACAGGTAGTGGATTACCGATAGGAGACAATACTGCTGAGGACTTTTTGTCTCAGAGTGGAGTCTCTCCTTCCTCCTCGAAAAGTCGATTATCTTCATTATACAAATCCATTAAAAAAGATATTTCAGGCCCCAAAGATATCCGGCTGCAAGCTAGAATAGCTCTCCTGGTAGTCAGCATAATAGCCATGCTTACCTTTATAGCCGGGTTCGCTTCTTGCGTGATATTTGGTCTCCCGGTTCTTGCCGTTATTCCCTTAGTTGCCGGAGCCGTCTTCGTTAGCTCGATTCTATTGCATAGAGACCTCTGCTCCCACCGTAGAACTATTCCACCAGTACGTTCTCCTGCTCCAATAACAAAAAAGCCTTCTGTACCACCACCCTCTTCCACTCCACCAAAGTCAACTCCACCAAGGGTGATACCAGAAAAACCTTCCGTAAAGAAAACTGTCGAACCTGCTCGTCCCTCAACTCCGGAAATAGAGAAGCCTCTAAGCCCAAAGACGAAAACTTCCAGCTCATGGAGCTCAATAAATTTACCTGCAAACTGCGTTGCTAAAGAGGCTTTTTGTTGGGTTCATAAAGAAATTCCTAACCTAAAGCTGATATCTGCTAAACACTCCATAGACACTTTGGCTATAGAAAAAAATTTCTTCACGGAACCCTCCATCATTATTAATTCTGCTAATCCAACAATGTACAGCGGAGGAGCGGGAACCAATAAAGCTATTTCCCTTAAGGTGACTCCAAGATCATGGCAGTCCAGCGTAGAATCCTCAGTGCTTCTTGCTTCTCCTCCACAATCTTCTCTAAGAGTAGGAGAATTTCGAGCCGGATTTTGGGAGCCCAAAGTTTTCAATGACACCAAACTACTTACAACACCGACTCTATTGGGTCAACTTTTAGGGCCTCAAGCCTCTGACCCCTTAATTAAGGGAGATGAAACCGTTGCCTTTTCTTCCGTAGAAGAGGCCTACGCCAACTGTGTAAGAGCGTGCCTTCAGAAAGGATGTCATATCATCCAGTTTCCTCTTATTTCCTCTGGGATATACTCCGCTGGAGCTAGAGATGCTTTAGCGTGGCAAAAAATGTTGCGAGCAGCCATGCTTTCTGGGGTAACCAGAGCAGTAAAAACACATGGAACCCAGAAGGAAGTGCTAATCATTGTCGTGGATATAGGATCTTCTCCGCTAAAACCTAACTAA
- a CDS encoding 2-oxoglutarate dehydrogenase E1 component — protein MNHEFWEQGNFVESDWLESMYGQFLQGGSIHSSWKHFFSGYQMGIATRSDDNLPVEEPLSKVKENVDAGDKSVDALLAEKRGQLLVSVYRSFGYLQSRVSPLESYKLSPFLSEKLKPLNMNDAVYSFGLLPEKKVSAKQLMERLEEIYCGPLAVETITCSPEIQEHVWNLMEKTPRSFSSEDLLESYKNVCKASFFEEFLHVKFTGQKRFSLEGGEALIPMLEYMVDIGSSQKNDAPISDYVLGMSHRGRLNVLTNVLSKPSRYIFMEFEDNYSYRGVDHVGDVKYHKGYVHNKLAEGKEVRLTLLPNPSHLESIDPVVEGVVLAKQKQSALDEKQTLAVLIHGDAAFSGQGVVYETLQLSAVPGYSTSGSLHIVVNNGIGFTAMPKESRSTPYCTDIAKMLGIPVFRVNGNDIPSAMLAVTFALDVRKNFGCDVIIDLCCYRKHGHNESDDPSVTAPGLYQSIGKQPTVRELFRKQLATIFGNEIEGKLSSIEESVRSVLQKEYEIFSRDKEVEQFPLSSCSFCDRLSQGESLAEVDTSLAPEVIDQLCSKLLTIPEGFSPHKKILALQDKRSKMLTSRREVDWAVAESLAFASLLSEGYSLRLSGQDSPRGTFSQRQLIWTDINNGNRFCSLECLSSDQGRVELYNSPLSEYAVLGFEYGYAAAAESTLVLWEAQFGDFSNGAQIIFDQYISSGIQKWDFHSNLVLLLPHGYEGQGPEHSSARIERYLSLAAEWNFKVIYPSTPVQYFRALRQHMKNKLPTPMVIFTPKGLLRHPLCVSALTEFSNPTGYQSLLEDEHPNIEATELVLCSGKIYYDYLEALEKSNRKGDFACIRVESLYPLDLTGLFSLLSKYSNVSRYVWLQEEPINMGAYDYMYMSLKNLLKKELCFVGRPRSSSTATGSARLSKQELASLMERLFSSSER, from the coding sequence ATGAATCATGAGTTTTGGGAGCAAGGGAATTTCGTAGAAAGTGACTGGCTAGAGTCCATGTATGGGCAATTTCTTCAGGGTGGATCTATCCATTCTTCATGGAAACATTTTTTTTCTGGTTATCAAATGGGGATAGCCACGAGATCGGATGATAACCTTCCTGTGGAAGAGCCTTTATCGAAAGTGAAAGAAAATGTTGATGCCGGAGATAAAAGTGTTGATGCACTTCTGGCAGAAAAAAGAGGTCAGTTACTGGTTAGCGTTTATCGCTCTTTCGGGTACTTACAAAGTCGCGTATCTCCTTTGGAGTCATACAAGCTCTCACCTTTTCTTTCTGAGAAGCTGAAGCCTTTAAACATGAATGATGCGGTGTATTCGTTCGGGTTGCTTCCAGAGAAAAAAGTTTCTGCCAAACAGTTAATGGAGCGATTGGAAGAAATTTATTGCGGTCCGTTGGCGGTTGAGACCATCACATGTTCCCCAGAAATTCAAGAGCATGTTTGGAATTTGATGGAGAAGACTCCTCGTTCATTTTCTTCGGAAGATCTTTTAGAAAGTTACAAAAACGTATGTAAAGCAAGTTTTTTTGAGGAGTTTCTACATGTAAAGTTCACCGGGCAAAAGAGGTTTTCCTTGGAGGGAGGAGAAGCTCTGATTCCTATGCTTGAATACATGGTGGATATAGGAAGTAGCCAGAAGAACGATGCGCCTATTTCTGACTATGTTTTGGGCATGAGTCATCGAGGGCGATTAAATGTTTTAACGAATGTCCTGTCTAAGCCTAGTAGGTATATCTTCATGGAATTTGAGGACAACTACAGTTACCGGGGTGTCGATCATGTAGGAGATGTGAAATACCATAAGGGATATGTCCACAACAAATTGGCGGAAGGGAAAGAAGTACGATTAACATTGCTTCCTAATCCGAGTCATTTAGAGTCTATAGATCCTGTCGTTGAAGGCGTCGTTTTAGCAAAACAAAAGCAATCTGCTTTGGATGAAAAACAAACTCTGGCAGTCCTCATACATGGGGATGCAGCATTTTCTGGGCAGGGGGTAGTGTATGAAACCCTGCAGTTAAGCGCTGTTCCGGGTTATTCTACATCAGGAAGTTTGCATATTGTTGTAAATAATGGCATAGGATTTACTGCTATGCCCAAAGAGTCTAGGTCTACGCCTTACTGCACAGACATTGCCAAGATGCTGGGAATACCAGTGTTTAGAGTGAATGGGAACGATATTCCTTCTGCTATGTTAGCAGTAACTTTTGCTTTAGATGTACGAAAGAATTTTGGTTGTGACGTTATTATAGACCTTTGTTGTTATAGGAAGCATGGTCACAATGAAAGCGATGACCCCTCGGTTACTGCGCCAGGCTTGTATCAGAGCATAGGAAAACAACCAACGGTTAGAGAGCTTTTCCGTAAGCAGTTAGCAACTATCTTTGGAAATGAAATAGAGGGTAAGCTTTCTTCTATTGAAGAATCTGTGCGTTCAGTTTTACAAAAAGAGTATGAAATTTTTTCCCGAGATAAGGAGGTTGAGCAATTCCCTCTTTCTTCGTGTAGCTTTTGTGATCGTCTATCGCAGGGAGAAAGCCTTGCCGAGGTGGATACTTCATTAGCTCCTGAAGTTATAGATCAGTTGTGTAGTAAGCTGTTAACTATTCCTGAGGGGTTTTCGCCTCATAAAAAGATCTTGGCCCTTCAGGATAAAAGATCAAAAATGTTGACCTCTAGAAGGGAGGTAGACTGGGCTGTAGCAGAGTCGTTAGCTTTTGCTTCCTTACTTTCCGAAGGATATTCTTTGAGATTGTCTGGTCAAGATTCACCAAGAGGAACTTTTAGTCAACGTCAATTAATTTGGACGGATATTAATAATGGAAATAGGTTCTGTTCTTTGGAGTGTTTGAGCTCTGATCAGGGTAGGGTAGAACTTTATAATTCGCCTCTTTCTGAATATGCTGTTCTAGGTTTTGAATATGGATACGCAGCAGCTGCCGAGTCCACCTTAGTTCTTTGGGAGGCTCAGTTTGGAGATTTTTCTAACGGTGCTCAGATTATCTTTGATCAGTATATTTCTTCCGGAATTCAGAAGTGGGATTTCCACTCTAATTTAGTTTTGTTACTTCCTCACGGATACGAAGGGCAGGGGCCTGAGCACTCTTCTGCTCGCATAGAAAGGTATTTGTCTTTAGCTGCCGAATGGAATTTTAAAGTGATATACCCTTCTACTCCAGTGCAATATTTCCGAGCTCTTCGACAGCATATGAAAAACAAGTTGCCTACTCCTATGGTAATTTTTACTCCTAAAGGATTATTAAGGCATCCATTATGTGTGAGTGCGTTGACAGAATTTTCTAACCCTACAGGGTATCAATCACTACTTGAGGATGAGCATCCAAATATTGAAGCGACAGAGTTAGTGCTATGCTCAGGAAAGATTTATTACGATTATTTAGAAGCATTAGAAAAGAGTAATAGGAAAGGAGACTTTGCCTGTATACGCGTGGAAAGCCTCTATCCTTTAGATTTGACAGGACTTTTTTCCCTTTTATCCAAATATTCCAATGTTTCTAGGTATGTATGGCTCCAGGAAGAGCCTATAAATATGGGGGCATATGATTACATGTATATGTCTCTAAAGAATCTTTTGAAAAAGGAACTTTGTTTTGTTGGTAGGCCAAGAAGTTCTTCAACAGCAACGGGGTCTGCGAGGTTGAGTAAACAGGAGCTTGCGAGTTTAATGGAAAGGTTGTTTTCTTCGAGTGAGCGATAG
- the hemW gene encoding radical SAM family heme chaperone HemW has product MPTSGKQELSIYVHVPFCLKKCHYCSFYTIPYKEALLAPYTEAILLEGKQKLATLSNEYHIVSLFLGGGTPSLLQPAHIASIIETLAPQAKEITLEANPETLSASFVKEVQLAGVNRISIGVQTLSDPLLPVLGRTHDASSAIRAVDACIQGGITNISLDMLYGLPDQALDTFCQDVTTIASLPITHASIYNLTVDPHTVFYKYRKNIYSRIADEETLSAMSCKAKSILEAKGFIQYEIASYAKEGYSSIHNTGYWTDRPFLGLGVSASQYINHARSKNHSRLSRYMRAVFQKMPTEEFSEVLTPEERIKEALCLRLRMVCGARISDFPSKLFFLLEQAFPNSSFFIREKGFFKLSPRGLLFHDSIASEIMSLDF; this is encoded by the coding sequence ATGCCAACGAGTGGTAAACAAGAACTTTCTATATACGTTCATGTCCCTTTTTGTCTCAAAAAGTGCCATTACTGCAGCTTTTATACCATCCCCTACAAAGAGGCTCTGTTAGCCCCCTACACCGAAGCAATCCTTCTTGAAGGCAAACAAAAATTAGCTACTCTTTCAAACGAATACCACATAGTCTCTTTGTTCCTTGGCGGTGGGACTCCTTCTCTACTACAACCTGCACACATCGCCTCTATCATAGAAACTCTAGCTCCTCAGGCCAAAGAGATCACCCTAGAAGCAAATCCAGAAACTCTATCCGCTAGCTTTGTTAAAGAAGTGCAACTAGCAGGAGTGAATAGAATAAGTATTGGAGTACAAACTCTTAGCGATCCCCTCCTCCCTGTCCTCGGAAGAACCCATGATGCTTCGTCCGCTATTCGGGCTGTGGACGCCTGCATACAAGGAGGAATTACTAACATATCCTTGGATATGCTTTATGGATTACCAGATCAAGCGCTAGACACCTTTTGCCAGGACGTTACAACCATAGCCTCCCTGCCTATCACACATGCATCAATATACAATCTAACCGTAGATCCACACACCGTGTTCTACAAATATCGAAAGAATATTTATTCAAGAATAGCCGACGAAGAAACCCTTTCTGCCATGAGCTGCAAAGCAAAATCTATCCTAGAAGCTAAGGGGTTCATTCAGTATGAAATAGCTTCTTACGCTAAAGAAGGCTACTCCAGCATACATAACACAGGCTACTGGACAGACCGCCCTTTTCTCGGCCTCGGAGTCTCTGCCTCACAGTACATAAACCATGCTCGGTCTAAAAACCATTCGCGTTTGTCTCGCTATATGCGAGCAGTGTTTCAAAAAATGCCCACGGAAGAATTTTCAGAAGTATTGACGCCTGAAGAACGTATCAAAGAGGCTCTTTGCTTGCGCCTAAGAATGGTCTGCGGAGCACGTATTTCTGATTTCCCTTCTAAGCTTTTTTTCCTTCTTGAACAAGCCTTCCCTAACTCGTCTTTCTTCATCCGAGAAAAGGGATTTTTCAAACTTTCTCCCAGGGGTCTTTTATTTCATGATTCTATAGCCTCTGAAATTATGAGCCTCGACTTCTAA
- the ispG gene encoding (E)-4-hydroxy-3-methylbut-2-enyl-diphosphate synthase produces MLDSVASFPKNIYRRKTRSVNVGHVQVGSDHPIRIQSMTNTATDDVEGTVKQILELSEAGCEIARVTVQGMKEVRACEKIKERLDALKCTIPLVADIHFFPPAAIHVADFVDKVRINPGNYADKRYLFEENRKWSDKDFERGFDRIRKKFLPLVNKCKALGKSMRIGVNHGSLSERILQKYGNTPLGLVVSALEYTQICVEEDFHELIFSIKSSNVIVMTESYRLLAKELDDRGWHYPLHLGVTEAGMDLEGSIKSATGIGALLIDGIGDTIRCSITGHPVIEMPTCNEILSKLSQYHESLRKQQIDSNDYLQSAQQAPKETLEIHQGESPSVFPLFLVVNPQQVTHSFLSDLGVIKKLDGYKKSSTSPDAIVVDASLVDKISLPILQSVGIRVLTTEDLVSASGDTPGEWPRALSKATDKLVFYPSESKIVSTKEFLSWKSSTNSPTPIFLAMEYANTETPLGVAVSASMDLSSFLINDQIQGVIFNAPLISLPLMRRIGFTILQGTRKRSSVAEMIACPSCGRTLFDLPTVTAKIQALTAHLSGLKIAVMGCIVNGPGELADADFGYIGSKPGLIDLYVKHRPVRRDIPMEEAEEALVQLLKEYNVWVDPEETTD; encoded by the coding sequence ATGCTCGATTCCGTCGCTTCATTTCCAAAAAATATTTATCGCCGTAAAACTAGATCTGTAAATGTGGGACACGTCCAGGTAGGAAGTGATCACCCAATACGTATACAATCTATGACAAACACTGCCACGGACGACGTTGAAGGCACTGTAAAGCAAATTTTAGAGCTAAGCGAAGCTGGATGTGAAATTGCCCGTGTAACAGTTCAAGGCATGAAGGAAGTTCGGGCCTGCGAAAAAATTAAAGAACGTCTTGACGCATTGAAATGCACCATACCTTTAGTTGCCGACATTCACTTTTTCCCTCCAGCAGCTATACACGTCGCTGACTTTGTCGATAAAGTCCGTATTAACCCAGGAAACTACGCTGACAAACGCTACTTGTTTGAAGAGAATCGCAAATGGTCCGATAAGGATTTTGAAAGAGGGTTTGATAGAATCCGAAAAAAATTTCTCCCTCTAGTAAACAAATGTAAAGCGTTAGGCAAGTCTATGCGGATTGGAGTCAACCACGGCTCCCTATCTGAAAGAATCCTTCAAAAATATGGAAACACCCCCTTAGGTCTCGTAGTATCAGCTCTAGAATATACTCAGATATGTGTAGAGGAGGACTTCCATGAGCTTATCTTTTCTATCAAATCTAGCAACGTCATCGTTATGACGGAATCTTATCGTCTTTTAGCCAAAGAGCTTGACGACAGGGGCTGGCATTACCCCTTGCATCTTGGAGTCACTGAAGCTGGGATGGACTTGGAAGGATCCATAAAGTCTGCTACCGGTATCGGAGCCTTACTGATAGATGGTATTGGCGATACCATCCGATGCTCTATAACAGGACACCCCGTTATAGAGATGCCTACTTGCAACGAAATTCTCTCTAAGCTGTCTCAGTATCACGAAAGCTTAAGGAAACAGCAAATAGATTCTAATGATTACTTACAATCTGCGCAGCAGGCTCCTAAAGAAACTTTAGAAATCCATCAAGGAGAGTCTCCCTCAGTCTTTCCCCTATTCCTAGTCGTTAATCCTCAGCAAGTGACCCATTCCTTTCTTTCCGATCTTGGGGTCATAAAGAAATTGGACGGTTATAAAAAATCTTCAACTTCTCCGGATGCTATTGTAGTAGACGCTTCATTAGTGGATAAGATTTCTCTCCCCATTCTCCAATCTGTGGGAATTCGGGTTCTAACAACAGAAGACCTTGTCTCCGCTTCTGGAGATACTCCTGGAGAATGGCCTCGAGCTTTATCAAAAGCAACAGATAAACTAGTCTTTTATCCCTCAGAATCTAAGATCGTCTCCACCAAAGAGTTCTTATCATGGAAAAGTTCCACAAACAGCCCTACCCCCATCTTTTTAGCAATGGAATACGCTAATACGGAGACTCCTTTAGGGGTTGCCGTCTCAGCATCTATGGATCTGTCCTCCTTTCTCATCAATGATCAGATTCAAGGAGTCATCTTTAATGCTCCATTGATCTCCTTGCCTTTGATGCGAAGAATTGGTTTTACCATTCTTCAAGGCACAAGGAAGCGTTCGTCAGTAGCAGAAATGATTGCCTGCCCCTCATGTGGACGAACACTCTTCGACCTCCCTACAGTAACAGCAAAAATTCAAGCCCTTACAGCTCACTTATCTGGACTGAAGATCGCTGTCATGGGATGCATAGTTAATGGTCCAGGGGAACTTGCCGATGCGGATTTTGGATACATAGGATCCAAACCTGGGCTTATAGACCTATATGTCAAACATCGCCCCGTTCGTAGGGATATCCCCATGGAAGAGGCTGAAGAAGCTTTGGTTCAACTGTTAAAAGAATACAATGTCTGGGTAGATCCGGAAGAAACCACAGACTAA
- the odhB gene encoding 2-oxoglutarate dehydrogenase complex dihydrolipoyllysine-residue succinyltransferase gives MVTEIKIPDIAESISEVTIASLLVSEGSFVQENQGILEIESDKLNQQIYAPASGKIAWEVSQGDVVAVGAVVGKIYAEGEAGGPVLRHTEISEIPDGQDKDSSSEKVVEKPSACISGDSDRRSDKVVPFVSESSTYKSVQKIEDLPPQRGSFVPLSNVNKGVENLLEERTRMSGIRKTISKRLVQALHDAAMLTTFNEVDMTNLILLRKSKQEEFVSNHGIKLGFMSFFIKAVVAALKEVPQLNAYIDEDYIVYRKYFDISVAVGTDRGLVVPVIRNCDTLSSAGIEKTLADLATKAREGGLSLDDLKGGCFTITNGGVYGSLLSTPIINPPQVGILGMHKIEKRPVVIDNEIVIREMMYLALSYDHRIIDGKEAVTFLVKVKELLEMPEMLLN, from the coding sequence ATGGTTACAGAAATAAAAATTCCAGACATAGCAGAATCCATTAGTGAAGTAACGATAGCCTCTCTTCTTGTTTCTGAGGGCTCCTTTGTTCAAGAAAATCAAGGAATACTAGAAATTGAAAGTGATAAATTGAATCAGCAGATTTATGCTCCTGCTTCAGGAAAAATTGCTTGGGAAGTATCTCAGGGCGATGTTGTAGCTGTGGGTGCTGTTGTTGGTAAAATATACGCCGAAGGGGAGGCTGGTGGACCCGTTCTTCGGCACACAGAGATTTCAGAAATTCCTGATGGACAAGATAAAGATTCCTCTTCAGAAAAAGTTGTGGAAAAGCCTTCTGCATGTATATCAGGAGATAGCGACAGAAGAAGTGATAAGGTTGTTCCCTTCGTCAGCGAATCTTCTACATACAAATCTGTGCAGAAAATAGAAGATTTACCTCCGCAGAGAGGAAGTTTTGTTCCTTTAAGTAACGTTAATAAGGGGGTAGAGAATCTTCTGGAAGAACGAACCCGCATGAGTGGGATTCGGAAGACCATTTCCAAAAGACTTGTACAAGCTCTTCATGATGCAGCAATGTTGACAACGTTCAACGAAGTGGATATGACGAACCTCATTTTGCTTCGTAAGAGCAAGCAAGAAGAGTTTGTTTCTAATCATGGCATTAAGCTAGGTTTTATGTCTTTCTTTATTAAAGCTGTCGTCGCTGCTTTAAAAGAAGTTCCTCAACTTAATGCTTATATTGACGAGGACTACATAGTATATCGCAAGTATTTTGATATTTCTGTCGCTGTAGGTACTGACAGAGGCCTCGTTGTCCCAGTAATAAGAAATTGCGATACACTCTCTAGCGCTGGCATAGAGAAAACTCTAGCAGACCTTGCTACCAAAGCCAGAGAGGGTGGATTATCTCTGGATGATTTAAAAGGGGGCTGCTTTACCATAACTAATGGTGGTGTTTATGGCTCTCTTTTATCCACTCCTATCATCAATCCTCCCCAAGTGGGTATACTGGGTATGCACAAGATAGAGAAACGCCCTGTTGTTATAGATAATGAAATAGTCATTAGAGAAATGATGTATTTGGCTCTAAGTTACGACCATCGCATTATTGATGGTAAAGAAGCGGTCACTTTCCTTGTAAAGGTTAAAGAGCTTCTGGAGATGCCAGAAATGTTGTTGAACTAA
- the pgeF gene encoding peptidoglycan editing factor PgeF, whose translation MMCLQEKNGCRYFSVSKFKDLPIDIKIFPKQNRTPESAIQDSYASPNEMLLLSEGQSFKVLRQSHSTTIREAELIRYPFSEGDAMYASSPGISLFIKHSDCQATVFYDRKKHVVANVHCGWRGLVAGIYAVTVNTLRKRFHSDPMDLIVFIGPSLGLQASEFLSYRQIFPKYFQNFMAPGNLFDLKAIAKFQMRKLGIPESQIYVSDVCTYSSKEFFSYRRGCKENPCPSKKRGTPYPYRGNWTVVTLR comes from the coding sequence ATGATGTGTCTTCAAGAAAAAAACGGTTGTCGCTATTTTTCTGTCTCTAAATTCAAAGATCTTCCTATAGATATAAAAATCTTCCCAAAGCAAAATAGAACCCCTGAATCGGCTATACAAGATAGCTACGCGTCTCCTAATGAGATGCTGCTGTTGTCTGAAGGACAATCCTTTAAAGTCCTCCGCCAAAGCCATAGCACCACTATTCGTGAAGCAGAGCTTATACGCTATCCTTTTTCCGAAGGAGATGCTATGTATGCAAGCTCTCCAGGAATATCTCTTTTTATTAAACACTCTGATTGTCAGGCAACGGTATTTTACGACAGGAAAAAGCACGTTGTAGCCAATGTGCACTGCGGATGGAGAGGTCTTGTTGCCGGCATTTACGCCGTCACAGTAAATACCTTACGCAAGAGATTCCATTCTGACCCGATGGATTTAATCGTTTTTATAGGCCCTAGCCTAGGGCTTCAAGCTTCTGAGTTTCTTTCTTATAGACAGATTTTCCCTAAATACTTCCAAAATTTTATGGCTCCTGGGAATCTTTTTGATCTTAAAGCTATTGCCAAGTTTCAAATGAGAAAATTAGGAATCCCAGAATCCCAGATATACGTATCAGACGTTTGCACTTACTCCTCCAAAGAATTCTTTTCTTATCGCAGAGGATGCAAAGAAAACCCTTGCCCTTCAAAAAAAAGAGGCACACCCTACCCCTATAGGGGAAATTGGACGGTAGTTACACTGAGGTAG